The DNA segment GAAGACACGTACAGCCAACTGGCAATAGTCGAAACGCCAATCCCGCAAAACGACGTAGCGGGCAACGCCTTATTGCGACAAAAAATTGCCAGTCCAATCGCCATGCACTTTGGCAATCCGCCCTTTATGACAGCAGTGCGCGAAGGCGTATGCGATGGATTTGTCGTAGGCGGTGGCGCGAGTCGCGTGATGAAACAGGGCACCCTCGCCGCTGAAGCCAACATGCCATTCTGGCTACAACTGGTGGGATCGGGATTGACCACCATGTGGGGCGTACATTTGGGCGCAGTATTATCTCACGCACGCTGGCCCGCGATCCCCTGTGTGAACATCTGGATGCATCCACTCGTCAAAAACTTCAAAGTAGAAGGCGGACATATACGCGTACCCAATGCACCGGGACTGGGCATTGAACTGGATTGGGACGTCATTGAGCGCTATCGCGTTGAACCAGATTTCAAACTCGCAGAAAAACGACAAATTCACACAATATTCTGGCCCAACGGACGACGAACGCACTATCCAGATGGAATCTATCGCGAGGACTTTTTGGCGGGCCGACTAACGGGCTTTCTACCGGGCATCCGCCTGGAATTAAAACTGGATGACGGATCGGAAGAATACGACCGAGAATATCGGGAATTATTTGGATAAAGTGGGAGAAAGGAGATCATCATGGCATTTAAAC comes from the Gemmatimonadota bacterium genome and includes:
- a CDS encoding enolase encodes the protein MTAKDCEVADIEHILLHVPFHPRCAKVKQIRVPFWSLVDVCKITTSAGVTGYGETLTRYTWGQSNEKQFARVRGKNIFDHLWDDSLGAGLQMALFDAAGKTLGVPCHKLMGVQYRDACPVSWWSQDRTPEEWAMEARAAIDHGFTTMKVKTRPWFYPEEQFEAIKKSVPNYFKIDADFNGLLLGVDNAAPLIRRLEDTYSQLAIVETPIPQNDVAGNALLRQKIASPIAMHFGNPPFMTAVREGVCDGFVVGGGASRVMKQGTLAAEANMPFWLQLVGSGLTTMWGVHLGAVLSHARWPAIPCVNIWMHPLVKNFKVEGGHIRVPNAPGLGIELDWDVIERYRVEPDFKLAEKRQIHTIFWPNGRRTHYPDGIYREDFLAGRLTGFLPGIRLELKLDDGSEEYDREYRELFG